A stretch of the Papaver somniferum cultivar HN1 chromosome 6, ASM357369v1, whole genome shotgun sequence genome encodes the following:
- the LOC113286913 gene encoding 1-aminocyclopropane-1-carboxylate oxidase homolog 1-like, translating into MEQIAAGAGGEVPVYDRNKELKAFDETKAGVKGLVDAGIQKIPRIFVRTPEEFTEDLAYKYEDDKIDIPLIDLQGISIDQRRKEIIDEVRQASETWGFFQLVNHGIPSTVMNEMIQGVRRFHEQDVELKKQLYTKDTSRKVQFDSNFDLYRSRSANWRDTLRCLFLTHDPMNPEELPDTCRDIVVDYWKHIMNVGDTLSELFSDALGLNKDHLKGMDFAQWLTLNCHYYPACPEPELTLGTTQHSDPSFFTILLQDCFGGLQILNQNCWVAVKPIPGALIVNIGDFLQLISNGKLKSAVHRVLANRVGPRVSVACFFRGSTARLYGPIAELSDENSSIYKHTTVKAYTEHYYSKGLSRVSALNHFKL; encoded by the exons ATGGAGCAGATTGCTGCTGGAGCCGGCGGAGAAGTTCCCGTCTATGATCGGAATAAAGAGTTGAAGGCCTTTGACGAAACGAAAGCTGGTGTCAAAGGGCTGGTTGATGCTGGAATTCAAAAGATCCCAAGAATATTTGTTCGAACACCTGAGGAGTTCACAGAGGACTTGGCATACAAATATGAGGATGATAAAATTGATATTCCTCTGATAGATCTCCAAGGAATTTCAATAGATCAACGACGCAAGGAGATAATTGATGAGGTTAGACAAGCATCAGAGACTTGGGGTTTCTTTCAATTGGTGAATCATGGAATCCCTTCAACTGTAATGAATGAGATGATCCAAGGCGTAAGACGATTTCATGAGCAAGATGTAGAGCTCAAAAAGCAGTTGTACACCAAAGACACCAGTCGAAAAGTGCAGTTTGACAGCAATTTTGATCTTTACAGATCCAGATCTGCTAATTGGAGGGATACCCTTCGCTGTCTTTTTTTAACTCATGATCCTATGAATCCAGAGGAACTGCCAGACACCTGCAG GGATATAGTAGTCGATTACTGGAAGCATATTATGAATGTAGGAGATACTCTGTCTGAGTTATTTTCAGACGCTCTGGGGCTAAACAAAGACCACCTCAAAGGCATGGACTTTGCTCAATGGTTAACACTTAATTGTCATTATTATCCAGCATGCCCAGAGCCTGAACTGACCCTAGGTACAACTCAGCATTCAGACCCAAGTTTCTTCACTATTCTTCTCCAAGACTGTTTTGGTGGACTACAAATTCTTAATCAGAACTGCTGGGTTGCTGTCAAGCCTATCCCCGGTGCTCTAATAGTAAATATCGGCGATTTTCTTCAG CTTATCAGTAATGGCAAGCTTAAAAGTGCCGTCCATCGAGTACTTGCTAATCGTGTTGGACCAAGGGTATCAGTGGCATGTTTTTTCAGAGGAAGTACCGCAAGGTTATATGGTCCTATAGCGGAGCTGTCTGATGAAAACTCTTCTATATACAAGCATACCACAGTTAAAGCTTACACAGAACATTACTACTCTAAAGGACTTAGCAGAGTTTCGGCCTTAAACCACTTCAAGCTGTGA
- the LOC113286914 gene encoding protein NEN4-like: protein MLKSKMSSQNVAEIVFFDLETTVPRKAGARIWVLEFGAIVVCPQKLEELESYCTLIRPTDLSVVNLRSGRVDGITRAAVRTAPKFEDVADRIFGLLDGKVWAGHNIHRFDCPRIREAFVAIGRPPPVPVGTIDSLGILTQRFGRRAGNMKMATLAAYFGLGEQKHRSLADVRMNLEVLKHCATVLFLESSLPDILGCPNQGSPTVATRSRYNGRLRSYGGETSRKSPPISSVGYHKVLPYARNTTIQMTDRQIDILCKAG from the exons ATGCTGAAATCAAAGATGTCTTCCCAAAATGTTGCTGAAATAGTGTTTTTCGATTTAGAAACAACGGTACCGAGAAAAGCAGGAGCGAGGATTTGGGTCTTGGAATTTGGTGCTATTGTTGTTTGTCCACAGAAGCTTGAAGAGCTAGAGAGTTATTGTACACTGATAAGACCCACAGACTTATCGGTGGTTAACCTCAGATCTGGACGAGTTGATGGAATCACACGTGCAGCTGTTAGAACCGCTCCCAAGTTTGAAGATGTCGCTGACAGGATTTTTGGTCTGCTAGATGGTAAAGTTTGGGCAGGGCATAACATCCACAGATTTGACTGTCCACGCATTAGAGAAGCTTTTGTTGCCATTGGACGTCCCCCTCCAGTACCTGTAGGAACGATCGACTCTTTAGGAATTCTGACCCAGAGATTTGGCAGGAGAGCTGGAAATATGAAG ATGGCAACCCTAGCTGCTTATTTTGGATTGGGAGAGCAAAAGCACAG GAGTTTGGCTGACGTTCGAATGAATTTGGAGGTTCTCAAGCACTGTGCAACTGTATTATTCCTG GAATCAAGCCTCCCCGATATATTGGGTTGTCCCAATCAGGGATCACCAACAGTTGCCACAAGAAGTAGATACAATGGGAGGTTAAGATCATATGGAGGAGAAACAAGTCGAAAATCTCCACCTATTTCTAGTGTTGGATACCATAAAGTACTACCCTATGCACGGAATACTACAATACAG ATGACGGACAGACAGATCGATATTCTTTGCAAGGCAGGGTAA